AGAGCAGTTTAAAATTGGGATGGTCCTCCAACTGGTTACAAACCCCCACGCCCCATTCGGTGGTATCTGCTTGATACCCTTTGTGATCTATGCGACTATTTAGCATTTCCAGAACCAGCGTAATACCCGCACGTTCAGCCAACGGCAATAAACGTCGGATACCGGAGGCCATATTTTGAATGCCTTCTTCGTCCGAAAGGCTGTTTTGATTTCCGGAGAAACAGATCACTTGTTTATAACCATTTGCAGCCGCTTTCGGGATCAGGTCTTCATATCGTCGTACCAATTCATCATGGAGGGCGGGGTCATTAAAGCCACGGGTAAGGCTAATTTCCGCCCCATTCACCATCGAACATGTTAAACCATGCTTTTTGAGCACGGGCCAGTCGGCCTCCCCTACCAAGTCTATGGCTTCTAAGCCCAAAGCCTTGACTTGACGACAAAACGTATCCAATGGTATTTGCCCATAGCACCATCTGCATACGGAATGTCGGATACGACCTTTCAAGGGACCATTCTCGGCAAATACCCCCAGAGGAGCGGTTGCCAATAAAATAGATTGCTTAAGCGCG
The genomic region above belongs to Bacteroidetes Order II. bacterium and contains:
- a CDS encoding TIM barrel protein, which encodes MQSRRTALKQSILLATAPLGVFAENGPLKGRIRHSVCRWCYGQIPLDTFCRQVKALGLEAIDLVGEADWPVLKKHGLTCSMVNGAEISLTRGFNDPALHDELVRRYEDLIPKAAANGYKQVICFSGNQNSLSDEEGIQNMASGIRRLLPLAERAGITLVLEMLNSRIDHKGYQADTTEWGVGVCNQLEDHPNFKLLYDVYHMQIMEGDLIRTIRKHQKHLAHFHTGGNPGRNEINQTQEIYYPIIMKTLLEIGYKGYVAQEFIPKSKNPMASLQEGIRICDV